A stretch of the Peribacillus sp. ACCC06369 genome encodes the following:
- the bla gene encoding class A beta-lactamase, translated as MNKRWFYQILAPIGLVLMVAGCSDEKKQVVQQSETEHTGGTNQTSENITAKETTIDKFEQLEKEYDARLGVYAIDTGTKETVEFRENERFAYTSTFKALAAAVLLKQNPISMLEEIRTFTNEDIVTYSPITEDFVNKGMSLGKIAEAAMQYSDNTAGNLLFEELGGPDGFEKALRESGDTITMADRIEPDLNGAIPGESRDTSTPKALATTLEVFGISEYLPNDKQEIFTNWLKGNTTGDSLIRAGVPESWEVGDKSGAGGYGTRNDIAIVWPPNREPIIIAIMSSRNEEKASFNDELIAKAAKVIAQAYSNNK; from the coding sequence ATGAACAAAAGATGGTTTTATCAAATACTAGCACCAATAGGCTTGGTGCTTATGGTTGCAGGCTGCTCAGATGAGAAAAAACAGGTTGTACAACAATCAGAAACAGAGCATACGGGGGGAACTAATCAAACGTCAGAAAATATAACGGCAAAAGAAACCACAATTGATAAGTTTGAACAACTTGAGAAGGAATATGATGCGAGGCTTGGGGTCTATGCCATTGATACAGGAACAAAAGAAACCGTGGAATTTCGTGAGAACGAACGTTTTGCGTACACATCTACATTCAAAGCCCTAGCCGCTGCTGTTTTGTTAAAGCAAAATCCGATATCAATGCTTGAGGAAATAAGGACATTCACCAATGAAGATATTGTTACCTATTCTCCGATTACAGAAGACTTTGTGAACAAAGGGATGAGTCTCGGAAAAATAGCTGAAGCAGCGATGCAGTATAGTGATAATACAGCAGGTAATCTTCTGTTCGAAGAATTAGGCGGACCAGATGGATTTGAAAAGGCGTTACGAGAAAGTGGCGATACTATCACAATGGCTGACCGTATTGAACCCGATTTGAACGGAGCTATTCCAGGGGAATCACGGGATACCAGTACCCCTAAAGCACTTGCAACTACCCTTGAGGTGTTTGGAATCAGTGAGTACCTTCCTAACGATAAGCAAGAAATTTTCACAAATTGGCTAAAAGGGAATACTACAGGTGATTCCCTCATTCGAGCTGGTGTACCAGAAAGTTGGGAGGTTGGAGATAAGAGCGGAGCCGGTGGCTATGGAACTCGAAATGATATAGCGATTGTGTGGCCACCAAATCGAGAACCGATTATTATAGCGATCATGTCAAGTCGCAATGAAGAGAAAGCAAGCTTTAATGATGAACTCATCGCTAAGGCTGCAAAAGTTATTGCTCAGGCATACTCTAACAACAAATAG
- a CDS encoding MFS transporter: MTRYMALLFATACGMAVANIYYAQPLLDSLATEFGISHSSIGIVITITQLCYALGLLLLVPLGDLLNRRRLIVGQMLLSVLSLIVVGIAPIITVLFTGLAAVGLLAVVTQVLVAFASTLAAPAERGRIVGLVQSGVVIGILLARTVAGVLTDLAGWRSVYLVSAAMMLIMTGVLFRVLPRDESERESLSYPQLLRSVLTLFIQERILRIRGVLALLIFTAFSTLWTSLVLPLSAPPYSLSHTAIGAFGLAGVAGALAAARAGGLADRGLGQRTTCIALVLLLASWFLISFTEHSLIALVIGVIFLDLAVQAVHVTNQSMIFTVRPEARSRLTAAYMIFYSIGSAMGSIVSTNIYANYGWIGVCLFGASVSALALLYWVITYRLTEQIREK, encoded by the coding sequence ATGACTCGCTATATGGCACTATTGTTTGCAACAGCCTGTGGGATGGCTGTCGCCAACATATACTATGCACAACCGTTGCTAGACTCACTGGCGACCGAGTTCGGTATCTCCCATTCATCCATCGGCATTGTCATTACCATTACTCAGCTTTGTTACGCGCTAGGACTGCTACTGCTGGTACCGCTCGGTGATCTACTGAATCGACGTCGGCTAATCGTGGGTCAGATGCTTTTATCCGTGTTGTCTCTGATTGTGGTTGGCATCGCCCCCATCATCACAGTGCTGTTCACGGGGTTAGCTGCGGTCGGACTGCTTGCTGTGGTGACTCAGGTGCTCGTAGCGTTCGCATCGACTTTGGCTGCCCCAGCCGAGCGTGGACGTATAGTCGGCTTGGTGCAAAGTGGAGTCGTGATCGGCATTCTGCTCGCACGAACAGTCGCTGGTGTACTAACCGATCTCGCCGGTTGGCGTTCGGTCTATCTAGTTTCTGCCGCCATGATGCTCATCATGACTGGCGTGTTGTTCCGAGTACTCCCGCGTGATGAAAGCGAAAGAGAGTCACTATCCTATCCGCAGCTGCTTCGTTCGGTGCTCACATTGTTCATCCAAGAACGAATCCTACGCATCCGCGGAGTACTGGCTCTGCTGATTTTTACCGCGTTTAGTACATTGTGGACTTCGCTGGTGCTACCTCTCAGTGCTCCACCATACTCTCTTTCACATACCGCTATTGGAGCGTTTGGTCTTGCTGGAGTTGCCGGAGCATTAGCTGCTGCTCGTGCTGGGGGTCTGGCTGATCGAGGTTTAGGGCAGCGAACAACCTGCATAGCCCTAGTTTTATTGCTAGCATCATGGTTTCTAATCAGCTTTACCGAACACTCACTGATCGCATTAGTCATTGGCGTTATCTTTCTTGACCTGGCTGTGCAAGCAGTACATGTCACCAATCAGAGTATGATTTTCACAGTGCGTCCTGAGGCGAGAAGCCGACTTACTGCTGCTTACATGATTTTTTATTCCATCGGCAGTGCCATGGGTTCAATTGTTTCAACTAATATATACGCAAACTATGGATGGATCGGAGTATGTCTATTTGGTGCCTCTGTCAGCGCTTTGGCCCTTTTGTATTGGGTAATAACCTACCGTCTAACGGAGCAGATTAGAGAGAAATAA
- a CDS encoding ester cyclase, producing the protein MSGGDSPAPKFLQTNEQIIKSFFEVVRSGCTPEQAKVFMAKEVRAHQVNSESMVTIIRSPENYADHIREMIDSWGKFKIEIQELISQNQKVHVRWKQTGMHIGEYEDYLPTNKEVIEIGSAVYRLEDRKIVEYWIQVDRFGIIEQIKKNQEQD; encoded by the coding sequence ATATCTGGGGGCGATTCACCAGCTCCAAAATTCCTACAGACAAACGAACAGATTATAAAAAGCTTCTTTGAAGTTGTCAGATCAGGTTGCACTCCCGAACAAGCTAAGGTTTTTATGGCGAAAGAGGTAAGAGCACATCAAGTGAATTCAGAAAGCATGGTGACAATTATAAGGTCACCTGAGAATTATGCTGATCATATAAGAGAAATGATAGATTCATGGGGGAAATTTAAAATAGAAATTCAAGAATTAATTTCTCAAAATCAAAAAGTTCATGTCAGATGGAAGCAGACAGGAATGCATATTGGAGAGTATGAGGATTATCTGCCTACAAATAAAGAGGTTATTGAAATAGGTAGTGCCGTATACCGATTAGAGGATCGAAAAATAGTGGAATACTGGATTCAAGTGGACAGATTCGGAATCATTGAGCAAATAAAAAAGAATCAAGAACAAGATTAA
- a CDS encoding TetR/AcrR family transcriptional regulator — MVRQREFDEEKALDDAMLLFWEKGYKATSLSDLTAKMGIQRPSLYSAFGDKEELFEAALRKYTKLHASHIRTKLQNNLSVKEAFHTFFEDLVEEEYKESPNKGCFCINTIVELAPHDEKFEILTREHQMYLSIIFQETIVRGIRSGELESSLNAKVLAQTLVVSLIGLTVLMKSRPERSFVDNSVAMILSLLK, encoded by the coding sequence ATGGTTCGACAACGTGAATTTGATGAGGAAAAAGCGTTGGATGATGCTATGTTGCTTTTTTGGGAGAAGGGGTACAAGGCTACTTCGCTAAGCGATTTGACTGCCAAAATGGGGATACAACGACCAAGCTTATACTCAGCTTTTGGAGATAAAGAGGAATTGTTTGAGGCTGCATTACGCAAATATACAAAGCTACATGCTTCCCATATTCGAACAAAACTTCAAAACAATCTATCTGTAAAGGAAGCATTTCACACATTTTTTGAAGATTTGGTGGAAGAGGAATATAAAGAAAGTCCGAACAAGGGATGTTTTTGCATTAATACAATAGTGGAACTTGCCCCTCACGATGAAAAATTTGAAATCCTTACAAGAGAGCATCAGATGTATCTTTCGATCATATTTCAAGAAACGATTGTCCGAGGTATTCGCTCAGGTGAGCTCGAAAGCAGCCTTAATGCTAAAGTTTTAGCACAGACACTAGTCGTTTCATTAATCGGACTTACCGTGTTAATGAAATCTCGTCCAGAGCGTTCATTTGTAGATAATTCTGTAGCGATGATATTATCATTATTAAAATAA
- a CDS encoding IS110 family transposase, whose protein sequence is MKDVQKFVGLDVSKDSIAVAIADSGRGEPRFHGTIQNKPEDIRKLMKKLGKPESLLVCYEAGSSGYGIYRFLLSMDIDCMVVAPSLIPKRSGDRVKTDKRDSIRLAQLLRAGELTSVWVPDEDHEALRDLIRARHDAREDLQSSRQRLVHFLLRHGIRPPQGVRNWSVKHREWLKRLTFERASQRIVFQEYLHAINEVEDRMKRIEAQIHEEALQSEHAPVIQALQTLRGVAEVTAVTLVAEIGQFSRFSNPRQLMSYAGLVPKEYSSGSSRWQGSITKTGNSQIRRSIVEVCWSYRHRPSLKGELLKRQEGQDPEAKRIAWKAQHRLHMKYHRISAKGKGGKVAVVAVARELLGFIWAIGCAIEDKQVSVSNVA, encoded by the coding sequence ATGAAGGATGTTCAAAAATTTGTTGGTTTAGACGTATCTAAAGATTCAATTGCTGTTGCGATTGCTGATTCTGGTCGTGGTGAACCTAGATTTCATGGAACTATTCAAAATAAACCAGAGGATATTCGCAAATTGATGAAAAAGTTAGGGAAGCCTGAAAGCCTATTAGTATGTTATGAAGCAGGATCTTCTGGGTATGGAATTTATCGATTTCTTCTATCTATGGACATTGATTGTATGGTTGTCGCACCCTCCCTTATTCCAAAGCGATCGGGCGATCGTGTAAAAACAGATAAAAGAGATTCTATTAGATTAGCTCAGCTACTTCGCGCTGGAGAGCTTACTTCTGTATGGGTTCCAGATGAAGATCATGAAGCATTGAGAGACTTAATTCGTGCTCGTCATGATGCTCGTGAGGATTTACAAAGTTCTCGCCAGAGACTTGTTCACTTCTTACTTCGCCATGGAATACGTCCTCCGCAAGGAGTTAGAAATTGGTCCGTAAAACATCGTGAATGGTTAAAACGATTAACATTTGAAAGAGCTTCTCAACGTATTGTTTTTCAAGAATATCTTCATGCAATCAATGAAGTTGAAGATCGTATGAAACGTATCGAAGCTCAAATTCATGAAGAAGCCCTTCAAAGTGAACATGCTCCGGTAATTCAAGCTCTTCAAACATTAAGAGGAGTCGCAGAAGTCACAGCTGTTACTTTGGTAGCTGAAATTGGACAGTTTTCTCGCTTTTCAAACCCAAGACAACTGATGTCCTATGCTGGACTTGTTCCAAAGGAATACTCGAGTGGGTCTAGTCGTTGGCAAGGTTCCATTACGAAAACCGGAAACTCCCAAATTCGTCGTTCCATAGTAGAAGTTTGTTGGTCTTATCGCCATCGACCATCTCTTAAAGGTGAATTGCTTAAACGTCAAGAAGGTCAAGATCCAGAGGCAAAACGTATTGCTTGGAAAGCTCAACACCGTCTTCATATGAAATATCATCGCATCTCTGCTAAAGGAAAAGGTGGAAAAGTAGCTGTTGTTGCAGTAGCCAGAGAATTACTTGGTTTTATTTGGGCTATCGGTTGTGCCATTGAGGATAAGCAAGTAAGTGTATCGAATGTTGCTTAA
- a CDS encoding PhzF family phenazine biosynthesis protein — MDFYIVDVFAEEKYQGNQLAVLIPSRTISTEEMQKIAREINFNETTFILSGKQDNGGYDVRIFTPDVEVPFAGHPTLGTAFIIQKVLENNESKQITLNLKVGQIPVNIEGEQLIMKQNPPELGTIIPDQDIFTEILQIPNEDIDSRFPIQIVSTGLPAVIVPLCSLDAVNRCKINHNNYQNFIDNIIKANILVFSPETKLKENDLNVRVFLDDTGFPEDPATGSANGNLAGYLIAHNFFESKNITYRVEQGFQMGRPSILNIQAENSQNSIQILVGGKVFLIAKGEWY; from the coding sequence ATGGATTTTTATATTGTTGATGTATTCGCAGAAGAAAAATATCAAGGTAACCAATTAGCTGTACTTATTCCCTCGAGAACAATATCTACTGAAGAAATGCAAAAGATTGCAAGAGAGATAAACTTTAATGAAACAACATTTATTTTATCTGGCAAACAAGACAACGGAGGATACGATGTTCGAATATTTACTCCTGATGTTGAGGTTCCTTTTGCTGGTCATCCAACATTAGGAACAGCATTTATCATTCAGAAAGTTTTAGAAAACAATGAAAGTAAACAAATAACTCTAAACCTTAAAGTAGGACAAATACCTGTAAATATTGAAGGTGAACAATTAATAATGAAGCAAAACCCACCCGAATTAGGAACGATTATTCCTGATCAAGATATTTTCACCGAAATATTACAGATACCAAATGAAGATATTGATTCCCGTTTTCCAATTCAAATTGTATCAACTGGATTACCAGCAGTAATTGTTCCTCTTTGTTCATTGGATGCTGTAAATCGTTGCAAGATCAATCATAATAATTATCAAAATTTCATTGATAACATTATAAAAGCAAATATCCTTGTCTTTTCTCCTGAAACCAAACTAAAAGAAAATGATTTAAATGTAAGAGTATTTTTAGATGACACAGGATTCCCTGAAGATCCTGCGACTGGAAGTGCAAACGGAAATCTTGCTGGATACCTTATCGCACATAACTTTTTTGAAAGTAAAAATATAACGTACAGAGTTGAACAAGGATTCCAAATGGGAAGACCATCTATTTTAAATATACAAGCTGAAAATTCCCAGAATTCCATTCAAATCCTTGTAGGTGGTAAAGTATTTTTAATCGCAAAAGGAGAATGGTATTAA
- the ltrA gene encoding group II intron reverse transcriptase/maturase produces MLMEQILERENLIQALKRVERNKGSHGVDGMPVQNLRPHLATEWYNMKTALLQGTYQPKPVRRIEIPKPNGGVRLLGIPTVLDRFIQQAIAQILTRIYDSTFSENSYGFRPNKQGHQAVRKAKSYITEGYTWVVDMDLEKFFDKVNHDKLMGMLERKIEDKRVLKLIRRFLQAGIMIGGLFHKSEEGTPQGGPLSPLLSNIMLDDLDKELEKRNLRFVRYADDSTIFVKTRKAAKRAMGNISSFIENKLKLKVNYEKSKYDRPWNRTFLGFSFTKSKKNPKVLLAKQTVKRVKKRIREMTSRKLPKPMKLRINKLKQYLRGWMGYFALIDTPNVLKNLDSWIRRRLRMCLWKQWKLPRTRVRKLKGLGAPFGKAYEWGNSRKGYWRIAHSPILDKTLNNVYWHHQGLVNLYERYTKLRQT; encoded by the coding sequence ATGTTAATGGAACAGATACTAGAGAGGGAAAACTTAATACAGGCATTGAAGCGTGTAGAAAGAAATAAGGGAAGCCATGGTGTAGATGGAATGCCGGTTCAAAACCTGAGACCGCACCTCGCAACCGAATGGTACAACATGAAAACTGCCCTTTTACAGGGTACCTATCAACCGAAGCCCGTCCGTCGTATCGAAATCCCGAAACCAAACGGCGGAGTTCGGCTATTGGGTATTCCAACCGTTCTAGACCGTTTCATTCAACAAGCCATTGCCCAAATATTAACCAGGATATATGACTCAACCTTTTCGGAGAATAGCTATGGTTTTCGCCCTAACAAACAAGGGCACCAGGCGGTTCGAAAGGCAAAGTCCTATATAACCGAAGGTTATACATGGGTAGTGGATATGGACTTGGAGAAGTTCTTCGATAAAGTGAATCATGACAAGCTCATGGGAATGTTAGAGCGGAAAATTGAAGATAAACGAGTTCTCAAACTGATTCGTAGATTCCTTCAAGCAGGCATTATGATAGGCGGACTTTTTCATAAAAGTGAGGAGGGAACTCCGCAAGGAGGTCCGTTAAGTCCTTTATTATCTAATATCATGTTAGACGATTTAGATAAAGAACTAGAGAAACGCAATCTTCGATTCGTAAGGTATGCGGATGACAGTACTATCTTTGTGAAGACACGAAAAGCCGCCAAACGTGCAATGGGAAATATCTCAAGCTTCATTGAAAATAAACTGAAGCTAAAGGTCAACTACGAGAAGTCGAAGTATGATCGCCCTTGGAACAGAACGTTTCTCGGTTTTAGTTTCACGAAGTCAAAGAAGAACCCGAAGGTTCTACTGGCTAAACAAACGGTGAAGAGAGTAAAGAAACGAATCAGGGAAATGACCTCGAGAAAATTACCGAAACCCATGAAACTCCGAATAAATAAGTTAAAGCAATACCTTAGAGGTTGGATGGGTTATTTCGCCCTCATTGATACTCCGAACGTTTTGAAGAATTTAGATTCATGGATTCGAAGAAGACTCAGGATGTGCCTATGGAAGCAATGGAAATTGCCAAGAACGAGAGTGAGGAAACTCAAAGGATTAGGCGCCCCATTTGGAAAAGCGTATGAATGGGGAAATAGCAGAAAGGGTTATTGGCGCATAGCGCATAGTCCTATTCTAGACAAAACCCTTAATAATGTTTATTGGCACCACCAAGGGTTAGTAAATCTATATGAACGATATACAAAACTACGTCAGACTTAA
- a CDS encoding rRNA adenine N-6-methyltransferase family protein, which yields MKKFDFSFIYQYIVNPKTVGAILPSSRYLSNKMIKEINFKDAKYIVEYGPGTGVFTEKILALRNQSTIVVLIENNREFYYLLKKKFWNEKNFIVIHGSAEHVQHYLNEYKIPYADYIISGLPFASLPQNVSNKILSSTLNVLKTGGEFVTFQYTKVKIPLLKKYFSKITLKREYRNIPPAYILRCEPREKNKETLDAI from the coding sequence ATGAAAAAATTTGATTTTTCTTTTATATATCAATACATTGTCAATCCTAAAACTGTCGGAGCAATCCTACCTAGTTCAAGATACCTTAGCAATAAAATGATAAAAGAAATTAACTTTAAGGATGCAAAATACATTGTGGAATATGGCCCAGGTACTGGAGTGTTTACAGAAAAGATCCTTGCACTAAGAAACCAAAGTACAATTGTTGTTTTAATTGAAAACAATAGGGAATTCTATTATTTACTGAAAAAAAAATTCTGGAATGAAAAGAACTTTATTGTTATACATGGTTCAGCTGAACATGTTCAACACTATTTAAATGAATATAAAATTCCTTATGCAGACTATATTATTTCTGGTTTGCCGTTTGCGAGTTTACCTCAGAATGTATCAAACAAGATATTATCAAGCACTTTGAACGTATTAAAAACAGGTGGGGAGTTTGTAACATTCCAATACACCAAGGTTAAAATACCATTATTGAAAAAGTACTTTTCAAAAATCACTTTAAAAAGAGAATATAGAAATATCCCTCCAGCTTATATTCTTAGGTGTGAACCACGAGAAAAAAACAAGGAGACATTAGATGCAATCTAA
- a CDS encoding response regulator transcription factor, which yields MQSNILIIDDDKEIRNLVGIYLENEGMVTEKFEDAIEAMKFLQKNEVDLIILDIMLPKMDGIQACMKIREERNMPIIMLSAKSEDMDKIQGLMSGADDYLSKPFNPLELIARVKSQLRRTNKYNTDLSASKNVIEIGELKINVDTRQVYVQNQEVRLTPKEFDILELLARNKGIVLSVQKIYEVVWKEEFLKSDNNVMVHITKIRDKIEQDPKRPIYVKTVWGVGYKI from the coding sequence ATGCAATCTAACATACTTATAATTGATGATGATAAAGAGATAAGGAACCTTGTTGGAATTTATTTAGAAAATGAAGGTATGGTAACGGAAAAATTTGAAGACGCTATTGAAGCCATGAAATTTCTACAAAAAAATGAAGTTGATTTGATCATTTTAGACATTATGCTGCCTAAAATGGATGGAATACAAGCTTGTATGAAAATTAGAGAAGAAAGAAACATGCCTATTATTATGCTTTCGGCAAAGTCTGAAGATATGGATAAAATACAAGGTCTTATGTCAGGAGCTGATGATTATTTATCAAAACCCTTTAATCCTTTAGAATTAATTGCCAGAGTAAAGTCTCAATTAAGAAGAACGAATAAATATAATACTGATTTAAGCGCTAGTAAAAATGTTATTGAAATAGGAGAACTAAAAATAAATGTGGATACGAGACAAGTTTATGTGCAAAACCAAGAGGTTAGGCTGACTCCTAAGGAATTTGACATTTTAGAGTTGCTTGCACGAAACAAAGGGATTGTACTTAGCGTACAAAAGATATATGAAGTGGTCTGGAAAGAGGAATTTCTAAAATCGGATAATAATGTGATGGTCCATATTACAAAAATAAGGGATAAAATTGAACAGGACCCTAAACGACCCATATATGTCAAAACAGTTTGGGGGGTAGGCTATAAAATATGA
- a CDS encoding HAMP domain-containing sensor histidine kinase, whose product MKIVKFPNKLSFQLLGAITLSLLVAILVFIPFARFIGYFLENKAPNNLSISVYYSLAIFIFLFSILTFIGTFIILIRKKLGYLKLISLSIQKIANGEMGITIDLKGKNELTQLADNINYMSKELHDKFEKERQLVQEKNELITNVSHDLRTPLTSIIGYLDLLKRKQYTNQKQLQEYLEITYQKSHRLKLLIDELFEYTRLSNQEFKLNKTVVDIRDLIEQVIGEYIPILEREQLSINKTIEDTNIPVLMDAERLVRVFDNLISNAIKYSDKPSEVYISLHKEEKSVYFEILNKVENPPSHDINKVFDRFFMGDKARMGNNGAGLGLSISKRIVELHNGIISVDYKDHTIVFKVELPLCFNI is encoded by the coding sequence ATGAAGATTGTTAAGTTTCCAAATAAATTATCCTTTCAATTACTTGGTGCAATTACACTCAGTCTACTTGTAGCTATACTCGTTTTTATTCCTTTTGCGCGTTTTATAGGCTACTTTTTGGAAAATAAGGCCCCTAATAATCTTAGTATATCTGTATATTACTCATTAGCCATCTTCATTTTTTTATTTTCAATTTTAACGTTTATAGGAACCTTTATAATTTTAATAAGAAAAAAATTAGGTTATCTTAAATTGATCTCACTAAGTATTCAAAAAATCGCAAATGGAGAAATGGGGATAACAATTGATTTGAAAGGTAAAAATGAATTGACTCAGCTTGCGGATAACATAAATTACATGTCTAAAGAGTTACATGACAAATTTGAAAAAGAGAGACAATTAGTGCAAGAAAAGAACGAACTCATCACTAATGTATCTCATGATTTACGGACCCCATTAACCTCCATTATTGGTTATTTAGATCTGTTAAAAAGGAAACAATACACAAACCAAAAGCAGTTACAGGAATACTTAGAAATAACATACCAAAAATCACATAGACTTAAATTATTAATTGATGAGTTATTTGAATATACTCGACTATCCAATCAGGAATTTAAGTTAAATAAAACAGTTGTTGATATTCGAGATTTAATAGAACAAGTAATAGGTGAATATATTCCCATTTTAGAGAGAGAACAGTTAAGCATTAATAAAACAATCGAAGATACAAATATTCCAGTATTAATGGACGCAGAGAGGTTGGTTCGGGTATTCGACAATCTTATTAGTAACGCCATAAAATATAGTGATAAACCTTCAGAAGTATATATTAGCCTTCACAAGGAAGAAAAATCCGTCTATTTTGAAATCTTGAATAAAGTGGAAAATCCTCCGAGTCATGACATAAACAAGGTATTTGATCGGTTTTTTATGGGGGATAAAGCAAGAATGGGTAATAATGGGGCTGGACTGGGACTTTCCATATCCAAAAGAATCGTTGAATTACATAATGGGATAATATCTGTCGACTACAAAGATCACACGATTGTCTTTAAAGTGGAATTACCTTTATGTTTTAACATTTAA
- a CDS encoding VTT domain-containing protein yields MPGTPLMILGGVYFGPIEGAILSTIGLVMSATLIYFFSSEVSVKKVKNLMENRHKDLSILIKTYNYKLLALGMICPIVPADMLCFLSAANGIKYSTYILTIVIANAPMRLLYSYISVSFTKSTVGLSLTFVSIALIFIISIKMWNTLKKTNTGLPLK; encoded by the coding sequence ATACCTGGGACACCTTTAATGATTCTTGGTGGGGTATACTTCGGTCCAATAGAAGGGGCAATATTGTCTACAATTGGATTAGTAATGAGTGCAACCCTGATATATTTCTTTTCAAGTGAAGTTTCTGTAAAAAAAGTAAAAAACTTAATGGAGAATAGGCATAAAGATTTAAGCATTCTTATAAAAACTTATAATTATAAGCTTCTGGCTTTGGGAATGATTTGTCCGATAGTTCCAGCAGACATGTTATGTTTCTTATCGGCTGCTAATGGAATTAAATATTCTACTTACATTTTAACTATAGTAATTGCAAATGCACCGATGAGACTTTTATATAGTTATATTAGTGTTAGTTTTACAAAATCTACTGTTGGGTTAAGTTTAACTTTTGTATCAATAGCATTGATATTTATTATATCGATAAAAATGTGGAACACATTAAAAAAAACAAATACAGGCCTACCATTAAAATAA
- a CDS encoding transposase has protein sequence MVDWRTKASITDIAHAINGRIRRHHRDMLRYHWEHMGYLEETIEELEKQIDQLLSPYRKEVELLDGIPGVNKAAAATFIAEMGVDMSVFKSAKHLASWAGVSPGNYESAGKKKTSKTTQGNKALKTMAVECVLATSRQNNRIASHRKRITKRQGKMKGRIASAHLLLTITYNILKTGEPYQELGSNYLKEKQNNKELKMIEYLKKKGYTIAPSEQQTA, from the coding sequence ATGGTGGATTGGCGAACAAAAGCAAGTATTACTGACATTGCCCATGCAATTAATGGTCGTATTCGCCGCCATCATCGTGATATGTTGCGTTACCATTGGGAGCATATGGGTTATTTAGAAGAAACCATAGAAGAATTAGAAAAACAAATTGATCAACTCCTGTCCCCTTATCGTAAGGAAGTAGAATTATTGGATGGTATACCTGGTGTGAACAAAGCTGCGGCAGCTACTTTTATTGCGGAGATGGGTGTTGATATGTCCGTATTTAAGTCAGCTAAACATCTTGCCTCTTGGGCTGGTGTGAGTCCTGGAAATTACGAAAGTGCTGGTAAAAAAAAAACGAGTAAAACCACACAAGGAAATAAAGCTTTAAAAACGATGGCCGTAGAATGTGTATTAGCGACATCAAGGCAAAATAATCGAATTGCTTCACATCGAAAAAGGATTACCAAACGGCAAGGAAAAATGAAGGGACGAATCGCTTCTGCCCATTTACTATTAACGATTACTTACAACATCTTAAAAACAGGAGAACCTTATCAAGAACTAGGCTCAAATTACCTTAAAGAAAAACAAAATAACAAAGAATTAAAAATGATCGAATACCTAAAAAAGAAAGGCTATACAATCGCTCCATCTGAACAACAAACTGCATAA
- a CDS encoding transposase: MEAMIERCAGLDVHQETVVACVLFGPLDKKPKISIETFSTTTTGLLALSDWLTTLQVSDVVMESTGVYWKPIWNILEGSFHLVLANARHVKNVPGRKTDVKDAEWLAKLLRCGLIESNFVPPEDIRDLRDLTRYRKKLIHHRTSEQNRIHKILQDANIKLTSVLSDIFGV; this comes from the coding sequence ATGGAAGCAATGATTGAACGGTGTGCTGGCCTAGATGTACACCAAGAAACAGTAGTAGCCTGTGTATTATTTGGTCCATTAGATAAAAAGCCAAAAATCTCTATTGAAACGTTTTCGACTACAACAACAGGACTCTTGGCTTTAAGTGATTGGTTAACTACCCTTCAGGTATCCGATGTTGTGATGGAAAGTACCGGAGTCTACTGGAAACCAATATGGAATATACTCGAAGGATCTTTTCACCTTGTTCTGGCCAATGCCAGGCATGTCAAAAATGTTCCAGGGCGTAAAACTGATGTAAAAGATGCCGAATGGCTTGCCAAGCTTCTAAGATGCGGACTTATTGAAAGCAATTTTGTCCCACCAGAGGATATTCGTGATTTACGAGATCTTACTCGTTATCGAAAAAAATTGATTCATCATCGCACATCAGAGCAGAATCGCATTCACAAAATTCTTCAAGATGCTAATATCAAGCTAACATCCGTTCTATCAGACATTTTTGGTGTATAG